In a single window of the Melanotaenia boesemani isolate fMelBoe1 chromosome 22, fMelBoe1.pri, whole genome shotgun sequence genome:
- the LOC121634095 gene encoding sorting nexin-14-like isoform X4: MAGILTYVKDLRRGLKVDILREAGRQYPVSCCLLLVLLSLTVLLNSYLHILMIFWSLLAGVITCYCSLGPESLLPNIFFTVKPKSKPKEPELFHLGHSCAVCGKVKCKRHRPTLLLENYQPWMDLKVPSKVDASIAEVFELVLENFVYPWYSDITDDEACLDEVRMTFRFFASVLVRRAQKVDLPAVFADKVMKAVMKHIDIFAKARAKVRNLEDLQQAALEEYGKHLHVALHTRKEELFYLRKLTEMLFPFVMPPKATDCRSLALLLREVMAGSVILPTMDFMADPDTVNLMVLIYVDDTPPEAATEPPSPLVPFLQKYANIGNKKSSVLKLELKEIREQQDLLFRFMNFLKQEGAVHVLQFCLAAEEFNDKILSPELSDLELQRLHGEVLHIYETYCLDESIDKISFDPLIVEEIRNISRGPYMDVVKLQTVPCLFEAYEHVLSLLEKVFTPMFCHSDEYFRHLLRGAESPSRNPRINRNTSKRGESFGISKIGSKIKDVFRSTTMEGALLPPSAMTDADDAVEEATVVMEDDSPAELASTPGIQRNLSAWSITIPYIDCFDDEVKRERVPVFCIDVERNDRKDVSHETEKWSVFRRYLEFYVLESKLTEFHGTFADAQLPSKRIIGPKNYEFLTSKREEFEEYLQRLLLHPELSNSQLLADFLSPYSTESQFLDKMLPDVNLGKIFKSVPGKLIKERGQNLDPFLQSFFNSCESPKPKPSRPELTILSPTAENDKKLYTDLFGNNANLHEGPTHKHNRNYFMEMMPVDGMYDYMMFVGRVVFHVSDWLHHFLAAGRILFKNTFEAYMDQYMQSKLEQILQEHRMVSLITQLRDAVFCENNEERTPEDKQVRAKRTFEEMMRYLTDFVGRLIGEENRYEGVQLLFDCLQQPLLNKQMTYVLLDIAMLELFPELSKGTNETFIV, from the exons ATGGCGGGTATTTTGACATACGTGAAGGATCTGAGGCGGGGGCTGAAGGTTGACATCCTGCGGGAAGCCGGGCGACAGTACCCGGTGTCCTGCTGTCTCCTGCTGGTCCTGCTGTCTCTGACGGTGCTGCTCAACAG CTACCTCCACATCCTGATGATCTTCTGGTCGCTCCTGGCTGGTGTCATCACCTGCTACTGCTCCCTCGGTCCAGAGTCGCTTCTTCCAAACATCTTTTTCACCGTGAAGCCGAAGAGCAAA CCCAAAGAGCCGGAGCTTTTCCATCTGGGCCACAGCTGCGCCGTGTGCGGGAAGGTGAAGTGCAAACGCCATCG GCCGACTCTGCTCCTGGAAAACTATCAGCCATGGATGGATCTGAAGGTTCCTTCCAAGGTGGACGCTTCCATAGCAGAG GTGTTCGAGTTGGTTCTGGAGAACTTTGTGTATCCCTGGTACAG CGACATCACGGACGACGAGGCGTGTCTAGACGAAGTGAGGATGACGTTTCGCTTCTTCGCATCGGTGCTGGTCCGCCGAGCTCAGAAG GTTGATCTTCCAGCTGTGTTCGCTGACAAAGTGATGAAGGCTGTGATGAAGCACATCGACATCTTTGCTAAAGCTCGAGCAAAAG TGAGGAACCTGGAGGACCTGCAGCAGGCTGCTCTGGAGGAGTACGGCAAGCACCTCCACGTCGCCCTGCACACCCGCAAAGAAGAGCTGTTCTACCTGAGGAAGCTGACGGAGATGCTGTTTCCCTTCGTCATGCCTCCCAAAGCGACGGACTGCAG GTCTCTGGCTCTGCTGCTGCGGGAAGTGATGGCTGGGTCTGTCATCCTACCAACCATGGACTTCATGGCTGACCCT GATACTGTGAACCTCATGGTGCTCATATATGTCGATGACACTCCA CCGGAAGCAGCCACAGAACCGCCGTCTCCGCTGGTTCCGTTTTTACAGAAATACGCAAACATCGGTAACAAGAAGTCGTCG GTGCTGAAGTTGGAGCTGAAGGAGATCCGGGAGCAGCAGGATCTTCTGTTTCGCTTCATGAACTTTCTGAAACAAGAAGGAGCCGTGCACGTGCTGCAGTTCTGCCTCGCTGCTG AGGAGTTCAACGATAAAATCCTGAGTCCGGAGCTGAGCGACTTGGAGCTCCAGCGTTTGCACGGCGAGGTGCTGCACATATACGAAACGTACTGCCTGGACGAAAGCATCGACAAGATCAGCTTCGACCCGCTGATCGTGGAGGAGATCAGGAACA TCTCCAGAGGTCCGTACATGGACGTGGTGAAGCTGCAGACCGTGCCCTGCCTGTTCGAGGCCTACGAACACGTCCTGTCTTTGCTGGAGAAAGTCTTCACACCCATGTTCTGCCACAGCGACGAA TACTTCAGACACCTGCTGAGAGGAGCCGAGTCTCCAAGCAGAAACCCCAGAATCAACAG AAACACATCGAAGCGAGGGGAGTCGTTCGGGATCAGCAAGATCGGCAGCAAAATCAAAGATGTGTTCAGGAGCACGACGATGGAGGGCGCCTTGCTGCCGCCGAGCGCCATGACGGACGCCGACGACGCG gtggaggaggcCACCGTCGTCATGGAGGACGACTCCCCCGCCGAGCTGGCCAGCACACCGGGCATTCAGAGGAACCTGTCGGCGTGGAGCATCACCATCCCCTACATCGACTGCTTCGACGACGAGGTGAAGAGGGAGAGGGTCCCCGTCTTCTGCATCGACGTGGAGCGCAACGACAGGAAAGACG TCAGCCATGAAACTGAGAAGTGGTCGGTCTTCCGAAGATACCTGGAGTTTTACGTTCTGGAATCAAAACTCACTGAATTCCACG GCACATTTGCAGATGCACAGCTTCCATCCAAAAGAATCATTGGACCAAAGAATTACGAGTTCCTTACATCGAAAAGGGAAGAATTTGAGGAATATTTACAG AGGCTCCTGCTGCATCCCGAGCTCAGTAACAGTCAGCTGCTGGCAGACTTCCTGTCTCCGTACAGCACAGAGTCTCAGTTCCTGGACAAGATGCTTCCTGATGTCAACCTGG ggaAGATTTTTAAGTCCGTTCCAGGGAAGTTGATAAAAGAG CGAGGACAGAACCTGGATCCCTTCCTGCAGTCCTTCTTCAACTCGTGTGAGTCGCCCAAGCCCAAACCCAGCCGACCCGAGCTGACCATCCTCAGCCCGACCGCAGAGAACGACAAGAAG CTCTACACCGATCTGTTCGGAAACAACGCCAACCTGCACGAGGGTCCGACCCACAAACACAACCGTAACTACTTCATGGAGATGATGCCTGTGGATGGCATGTACGACTACATGATGTTTGTAG GTCGGGTGGTGTTCCATGTATCGgactggctgcatcacttcctgGCGGCCGGGAGGATCCTGTTCAAGAACACGTTTGAGGCCTACATGGATCAGTACATGCAGTCCAAACTGGAGCAGATCCTCCAGGAGCACCGCATGGTGTCCCTCATCACGCAGCTCAGAG ATGCAGTTTTCTGTGAGAACAACGAGGAACGAACTCCAGAGGACAAACAAGTCCGAGCCAAGCGGACGTTtgaggagatgatgaggtaTCTTACAG ATTTCGTGGGAAGGTTAATTGGTGAAGAAAACAGATATGAAGGCGTCCAGCTCCTCTTCGACTGTCTGCAGCAGCCGCTCCTGAACAAACAG ATGACGTACGTCCTGCTGGACATCGCCATGCTGGAGCTTTTCCCAGAACTCAGCAAG GGAACAAATGAAACCTTCATCGTTTGA
- the LOC121634095 gene encoding sorting nexin-14-like isoform X2, whose translation MAGILTYVKDLRRGLKVDILREAGRQYPVSCCLLLVLLSLTVLLNSYLHILMIFWSLLAGVITCYCSLGPESLLPNIFFTVKPKSKPKEPELFHLGHSCAVCGKVKCKRHRPTLLLENYQPWMDLKVPSKVDASIAEVFELVLENFVYPWYSDITDDEACLDEVRMTFRFFASVLVRRAQKVDLPAVFADKVMKAVMKHIDIFAKARAKVRNLEDLQQAALEEYGKHLHVALHTRKEELFYLRKLTEMLFPFVMPPKATDCRSLALLLREVMAGSVILPTMDFMADPDTVNLMVLIYVDDTPPEAATEPPSPLVPFLQKYANIGNKKSSVLKLELKEIREQQDLLFRFMNFLKQEGAVHVLQFCLAAEEFNDKILSPELSDLELQRLHGEVLHIYETYCLDESIDKISFDPLIVEEIRNISRGPYMDVVKLQTVPCLFEAYEHVLSLLEKVFTPMFCHSDEYFRHLLRGAESPSRNPRINRYSFSLEESRNTSKRGESFGISKIGSKIKDVFRSTTMEGALLPPSAMTDADDAVEEATVVMEDDSPAELASTPGIQRNLSAWSITIPYIDCFDDEVKRERVPVFCIDVERNDRKDVSHETEKWSVFRRYLEFYVLESKLTEFHGTFADAQLPSKRIIGPKNYEFLTSKREEFEEYLQRLLLHPELSNSQLLADFLSPYSTESQFLDKMLPDVNLGKIFKSVPGKLIKERGQNLDPFLQSFFNSCESPKPKPSRPELTILSPTAENDKKLYTDLFGNNANLHEGPTHKHNRNYFMEMMPVDGMYDYMMFVGRVVFHVSDWLHHFLAAGRILFKNTFEAYMDQYMQSKLEQILQEHRMVSLITQLRDAVFCENNEERTPEDKQVRAKRTFEEMMRYLTDFVGRLIGEENRYEGVQLLFDCLQQPLLNKQMTYVLLDIAMLELFPELSKGTNETFIV comes from the exons ATGGCGGGTATTTTGACATACGTGAAGGATCTGAGGCGGGGGCTGAAGGTTGACATCCTGCGGGAAGCCGGGCGACAGTACCCGGTGTCCTGCTGTCTCCTGCTGGTCCTGCTGTCTCTGACGGTGCTGCTCAACAG CTACCTCCACATCCTGATGATCTTCTGGTCGCTCCTGGCTGGTGTCATCACCTGCTACTGCTCCCTCGGTCCAGAGTCGCTTCTTCCAAACATCTTTTTCACCGTGAAGCCGAAGAGCAAA CCCAAAGAGCCGGAGCTTTTCCATCTGGGCCACAGCTGCGCCGTGTGCGGGAAGGTGAAGTGCAAACGCCATCG GCCGACTCTGCTCCTGGAAAACTATCAGCCATGGATGGATCTGAAGGTTCCTTCCAAGGTGGACGCTTCCATAGCAGAG GTGTTCGAGTTGGTTCTGGAGAACTTTGTGTATCCCTGGTACAG CGACATCACGGACGACGAGGCGTGTCTAGACGAAGTGAGGATGACGTTTCGCTTCTTCGCATCGGTGCTGGTCCGCCGAGCTCAGAAG GTTGATCTTCCAGCTGTGTTCGCTGACAAAGTGATGAAGGCTGTGATGAAGCACATCGACATCTTTGCTAAAGCTCGAGCAAAAG TGAGGAACCTGGAGGACCTGCAGCAGGCTGCTCTGGAGGAGTACGGCAAGCACCTCCACGTCGCCCTGCACACCCGCAAAGAAGAGCTGTTCTACCTGAGGAAGCTGACGGAGATGCTGTTTCCCTTCGTCATGCCTCCCAAAGCGACGGACTGCAG GTCTCTGGCTCTGCTGCTGCGGGAAGTGATGGCTGGGTCTGTCATCCTACCAACCATGGACTTCATGGCTGACCCT GATACTGTGAACCTCATGGTGCTCATATATGTCGATGACACTCCA CCGGAAGCAGCCACAGAACCGCCGTCTCCGCTGGTTCCGTTTTTACAGAAATACGCAAACATCGGTAACAAGAAGTCGTCG GTGCTGAAGTTGGAGCTGAAGGAGATCCGGGAGCAGCAGGATCTTCTGTTTCGCTTCATGAACTTTCTGAAACAAGAAGGAGCCGTGCACGTGCTGCAGTTCTGCCTCGCTGCTG AGGAGTTCAACGATAAAATCCTGAGTCCGGAGCTGAGCGACTTGGAGCTCCAGCGTTTGCACGGCGAGGTGCTGCACATATACGAAACGTACTGCCTGGACGAAAGCATCGACAAGATCAGCTTCGACCCGCTGATCGTGGAGGAGATCAGGAACA TCTCCAGAGGTCCGTACATGGACGTGGTGAAGCTGCAGACCGTGCCCTGCCTGTTCGAGGCCTACGAACACGTCCTGTCTTTGCTGGAGAAAGTCTTCACACCCATGTTCTGCCACAGCGACGAA TACTTCAGACACCTGCTGAGAGGAGCCGAGTCTCCAAGCAGAAACCCCAGAATCAACAG ATACAGCTTCAGTCTGGAAGAAAGCAG AAACACATCGAAGCGAGGGGAGTCGTTCGGGATCAGCAAGATCGGCAGCAAAATCAAAGATGTGTTCAGGAGCACGACGATGGAGGGCGCCTTGCTGCCGCCGAGCGCCATGACGGACGCCGACGACGCG gtggaggaggcCACCGTCGTCATGGAGGACGACTCCCCCGCCGAGCTGGCCAGCACACCGGGCATTCAGAGGAACCTGTCGGCGTGGAGCATCACCATCCCCTACATCGACTGCTTCGACGACGAGGTGAAGAGGGAGAGGGTCCCCGTCTTCTGCATCGACGTGGAGCGCAACGACAGGAAAGACG TCAGCCATGAAACTGAGAAGTGGTCGGTCTTCCGAAGATACCTGGAGTTTTACGTTCTGGAATCAAAACTCACTGAATTCCACG GCACATTTGCAGATGCACAGCTTCCATCCAAAAGAATCATTGGACCAAAGAATTACGAGTTCCTTACATCGAAAAGGGAAGAATTTGAGGAATATTTACAG AGGCTCCTGCTGCATCCCGAGCTCAGTAACAGTCAGCTGCTGGCAGACTTCCTGTCTCCGTACAGCACAGAGTCTCAGTTCCTGGACAAGATGCTTCCTGATGTCAACCTGG ggaAGATTTTTAAGTCCGTTCCAGGGAAGTTGATAAAAGAG CGAGGACAGAACCTGGATCCCTTCCTGCAGTCCTTCTTCAACTCGTGTGAGTCGCCCAAGCCCAAACCCAGCCGACCCGAGCTGACCATCCTCAGCCCGACCGCAGAGAACGACAAGAAG CTCTACACCGATCTGTTCGGAAACAACGCCAACCTGCACGAGGGTCCGACCCACAAACACAACCGTAACTACTTCATGGAGATGATGCCTGTGGATGGCATGTACGACTACATGATGTTTGTAG GTCGGGTGGTGTTCCATGTATCGgactggctgcatcacttcctgGCGGCCGGGAGGATCCTGTTCAAGAACACGTTTGAGGCCTACATGGATCAGTACATGCAGTCCAAACTGGAGCAGATCCTCCAGGAGCACCGCATGGTGTCCCTCATCACGCAGCTCAGAG ATGCAGTTTTCTGTGAGAACAACGAGGAACGAACTCCAGAGGACAAACAAGTCCGAGCCAAGCGGACGTTtgaggagatgatgaggtaTCTTACAG ATTTCGTGGGAAGGTTAATTGGTGAAGAAAACAGATATGAAGGCGTCCAGCTCCTCTTCGACTGTCTGCAGCAGCCGCTCCTGAACAAACAG ATGACGTACGTCCTGCTGGACATCGCCATGCTGGAGCTTTTCCCAGAACTCAGCAAG GGAACAAATGAAACCTTCATCGTTTGA
- the LOC121634095 gene encoding sorting nexin-14-like isoform X3 has product MAGILTYVKDLRRGLKVDILREAGRQYPVSCCLLLVLLSLTVLLNSYLHILMIFWSLLAGVITCYCSLGPESLLPNIFFTVKPKSKQPKEPELFHLGHSCAVCGKVKCKRHRPTLLLENYQPWMDLKVPSKVDASIAEVFELVLENFVYPWYSDITDDEACLDEVRMTFRFFASVLVRRAQKVDLPAVFADKVMKAVMKHIDIFAKARAKVRNLEDLQQAALEEYGKHLHVALHTRKEELFYLRKLTEMLFPFVMPPKATDCRSLALLLREVMAGSVILPTMDFMADPDTVNLMVLIYVDDTPPEAATEPPSPLVPFLQKYANIGNKKSSVLKLELKEIREQQDLLFRFMNFLKQEGAVHVLQFCLAAEEFNDKILSPELSDLELQRLHGEVLHIYETYCLDESIDKISFDPLIVEEIRNISRGPYMDVVKLQTVPCLFEAYEHVLSLLEKVFTPMFCHSDEYFRHLLRGAESPSRNPRINRNTSKRGESFGISKIGSKIKDVFRSTTMEGALLPPSAMTDADDAVEEATVVMEDDSPAELASTPGIQRNLSAWSITIPYIDCFDDEVKRERVPVFCIDVERNDRKDVSHETEKWSVFRRYLEFYVLESKLTEFHGTFADAQLPSKRIIGPKNYEFLTSKREEFEEYLQRLLLHPELSNSQLLADFLSPYSTESQFLDKMLPDVNLGKIFKSVPGKLIKERGQNLDPFLQSFFNSCESPKPKPSRPELTILSPTAENDKKLYTDLFGNNANLHEGPTHKHNRNYFMEMMPVDGMYDYMMFVGRVVFHVSDWLHHFLAAGRILFKNTFEAYMDQYMQSKLEQILQEHRMVSLITQLRDAVFCENNEERTPEDKQVRAKRTFEEMMRYLTDFVGRLIGEENRYEGVQLLFDCLQQPLLNKQMTYVLLDIAMLELFPELSKGTNETFIV; this is encoded by the exons ATGGCGGGTATTTTGACATACGTGAAGGATCTGAGGCGGGGGCTGAAGGTTGACATCCTGCGGGAAGCCGGGCGACAGTACCCGGTGTCCTGCTGTCTCCTGCTGGTCCTGCTGTCTCTGACGGTGCTGCTCAACAG CTACCTCCACATCCTGATGATCTTCTGGTCGCTCCTGGCTGGTGTCATCACCTGCTACTGCTCCCTCGGTCCAGAGTCGCTTCTTCCAAACATCTTTTTCACCGTGAAGCCGAAGAGCAAA CAGCCCAAAGAGCCGGAGCTTTTCCATCTGGGCCACAGCTGCGCCGTGTGCGGGAAGGTGAAGTGCAAACGCCATCG GCCGACTCTGCTCCTGGAAAACTATCAGCCATGGATGGATCTGAAGGTTCCTTCCAAGGTGGACGCTTCCATAGCAGAG GTGTTCGAGTTGGTTCTGGAGAACTTTGTGTATCCCTGGTACAG CGACATCACGGACGACGAGGCGTGTCTAGACGAAGTGAGGATGACGTTTCGCTTCTTCGCATCGGTGCTGGTCCGCCGAGCTCAGAAG GTTGATCTTCCAGCTGTGTTCGCTGACAAAGTGATGAAGGCTGTGATGAAGCACATCGACATCTTTGCTAAAGCTCGAGCAAAAG TGAGGAACCTGGAGGACCTGCAGCAGGCTGCTCTGGAGGAGTACGGCAAGCACCTCCACGTCGCCCTGCACACCCGCAAAGAAGAGCTGTTCTACCTGAGGAAGCTGACGGAGATGCTGTTTCCCTTCGTCATGCCTCCCAAAGCGACGGACTGCAG GTCTCTGGCTCTGCTGCTGCGGGAAGTGATGGCTGGGTCTGTCATCCTACCAACCATGGACTTCATGGCTGACCCT GATACTGTGAACCTCATGGTGCTCATATATGTCGATGACACTCCA CCGGAAGCAGCCACAGAACCGCCGTCTCCGCTGGTTCCGTTTTTACAGAAATACGCAAACATCGGTAACAAGAAGTCGTCG GTGCTGAAGTTGGAGCTGAAGGAGATCCGGGAGCAGCAGGATCTTCTGTTTCGCTTCATGAACTTTCTGAAACAAGAAGGAGCCGTGCACGTGCTGCAGTTCTGCCTCGCTGCTG AGGAGTTCAACGATAAAATCCTGAGTCCGGAGCTGAGCGACTTGGAGCTCCAGCGTTTGCACGGCGAGGTGCTGCACATATACGAAACGTACTGCCTGGACGAAAGCATCGACAAGATCAGCTTCGACCCGCTGATCGTGGAGGAGATCAGGAACA TCTCCAGAGGTCCGTACATGGACGTGGTGAAGCTGCAGACCGTGCCCTGCCTGTTCGAGGCCTACGAACACGTCCTGTCTTTGCTGGAGAAAGTCTTCACACCCATGTTCTGCCACAGCGACGAA TACTTCAGACACCTGCTGAGAGGAGCCGAGTCTCCAAGCAGAAACCCCAGAATCAACAG AAACACATCGAAGCGAGGGGAGTCGTTCGGGATCAGCAAGATCGGCAGCAAAATCAAAGATGTGTTCAGGAGCACGACGATGGAGGGCGCCTTGCTGCCGCCGAGCGCCATGACGGACGCCGACGACGCG gtggaggaggcCACCGTCGTCATGGAGGACGACTCCCCCGCCGAGCTGGCCAGCACACCGGGCATTCAGAGGAACCTGTCGGCGTGGAGCATCACCATCCCCTACATCGACTGCTTCGACGACGAGGTGAAGAGGGAGAGGGTCCCCGTCTTCTGCATCGACGTGGAGCGCAACGACAGGAAAGACG TCAGCCATGAAACTGAGAAGTGGTCGGTCTTCCGAAGATACCTGGAGTTTTACGTTCTGGAATCAAAACTCACTGAATTCCACG GCACATTTGCAGATGCACAGCTTCCATCCAAAAGAATCATTGGACCAAAGAATTACGAGTTCCTTACATCGAAAAGGGAAGAATTTGAGGAATATTTACAG AGGCTCCTGCTGCATCCCGAGCTCAGTAACAGTCAGCTGCTGGCAGACTTCCTGTCTCCGTACAGCACAGAGTCTCAGTTCCTGGACAAGATGCTTCCTGATGTCAACCTGG ggaAGATTTTTAAGTCCGTTCCAGGGAAGTTGATAAAAGAG CGAGGACAGAACCTGGATCCCTTCCTGCAGTCCTTCTTCAACTCGTGTGAGTCGCCCAAGCCCAAACCCAGCCGACCCGAGCTGACCATCCTCAGCCCGACCGCAGAGAACGACAAGAAG CTCTACACCGATCTGTTCGGAAACAACGCCAACCTGCACGAGGGTCCGACCCACAAACACAACCGTAACTACTTCATGGAGATGATGCCTGTGGATGGCATGTACGACTACATGATGTTTGTAG GTCGGGTGGTGTTCCATGTATCGgactggctgcatcacttcctgGCGGCCGGGAGGATCCTGTTCAAGAACACGTTTGAGGCCTACATGGATCAGTACATGCAGTCCAAACTGGAGCAGATCCTCCAGGAGCACCGCATGGTGTCCCTCATCACGCAGCTCAGAG ATGCAGTTTTCTGTGAGAACAACGAGGAACGAACTCCAGAGGACAAACAAGTCCGAGCCAAGCGGACGTTtgaggagatgatgaggtaTCTTACAG ATTTCGTGGGAAGGTTAATTGGTGAAGAAAACAGATATGAAGGCGTCCAGCTCCTCTTCGACTGTCTGCAGCAGCCGCTCCTGAACAAACAG ATGACGTACGTCCTGCTGGACATCGCCATGCTGGAGCTTTTCCCAGAACTCAGCAAG GGAACAAATGAAACCTTCATCGTTTGA